From a region of the Mauremys mutica isolate MM-2020 ecotype Southern chromosome 12, ASM2049712v1, whole genome shotgun sequence genome:
- the LOC123346812 gene encoding olfactory receptor 10A7-like: MKYAEESRKGNLTVVTEFILQGLSNHRELEVPLFSIYLLFYTITLTGNILLITITMDPALHNPMYFFLWVLSFLEICYTSVTVPKMLVNFLSEDKSISYMGCVVQMYFLLFLGASECFLLAAMAYDRYVAICNPLRYRLIMNRMVCLSLVVLSWFSGNVVSLVQTVWVFTLPFCGSNKINYFFCDIPLLIKLSCIDTCQYEMQLFSASILVIFTPFTVILVSYIFIISTILKMTSAEGRHKAFSTCSSHLIVVTLYYGCSSLIYLRPNSINLPDSNKVLSLIYTTVTPTLNPFIYSLRNKEVKEALRRILGDMVKRKIFSHRK; encoded by the coding sequence ATGAAATATGCAGAAGAATCAAGAAAGGGGAACCTCACTGTGGTGACTGAATTCATTTTACAGGGATTGTCCAACCACCGCGAGCTGGAAGTGCCTCTGTTCTCCATCTATCTGTTATTTTACACCATTACCCTGACTGGGAACATCCTTCTCATCACAATCACCATGGACCCAGCCCTTCACAACCCCATGTATTTCTTTCTCTGGGTCTTGTCCTTCCTGGAGATCTGTTACACCTCAGTCACTGTCCCCAAGATGCTGGTGAACTTCCTCTCAGAGGACAAGAGCATTTCCTACATGGGCTGTGTTGTACAAATGTATTTCCTGCTCTTTCTTGGGGCCTCCGAGTGCTTCCTTCTGGCCGCCATGGCGTatgatcgctatgtggccatatgCAACCCACTGAGGTACAGGCTCATCATGAACAGGATGGTGTGCCTTTCATTGGTGGTTCTCTCATGGTTCAGTGGGAATGTGGTGTCCCTAGTACAGACAGTCTGGGTTTTCACCTTGCCATTTTGTGGCTCCAATAAGATAAACTATTTTTTCTGCGACATTCCCCTATTGATTAAGCTTTCTTGCATTGACACCTGTCAGTATGAAATGCAGTTGTTTTCAGCTTCTATACTGGTCATCTTCACTCCATTTACTGTCATCCTAGTGTCCTACATCTTTATTATCTCCACCATCTTAAAGATGACATCGGCTGAAGGCAGacacaaagccttctccacctgctcctcacacctcattgtggtgaccTTGTATTATGGGTGCAGCAGTCTGATCTATTTAAGACCCAACTCCATTAACTTACCAGACAGCAACAAAGTGCTATCTCTGATATACACAACTGTCACCCCGACCTTGAACCCTTttatctacagcctgaggaacaaggaggtaaAAGAGGCTCTGAGGAGAATATTGGGGGACATGgtgaagagaaaaatattttctcataGAAAGTAA
- the LOC123346813 gene encoding olfactory receptor 1440-like, which produces MADTKERNQTSITGFILLGFGNLHELKILLFPLFLVIYIVTVAGNILIVALVVADQHLHTPMYFFLGNLSSLETCYTSTFLPRMLVSLLTGDRSISVSGCIVQFDIFGSLLATECCLLSVMSYDRYLAICKPLQYAAHMNSRFSFQLAVGCWLTGSVASTITACWLSQLIFCGPNEIDHFLCDYTTLIKLSCSDTSLMVLVIFPLCFIFILPPFLLTLASYVYIISTVLRISSSTGRQKAFSTCSSHLIVVTIFYGNLFVVYMLPDTAALQDLNKVSSAFYTILTPMVNPLIYSLRNKEVKEALRKALSKTMTFITNHKLFS; this is translated from the coding sequence ATGGCAGACACAAAAGAGAGAAATCAAACATCCATCACAGGATTTATCCTCTTGGGCTTTGGGAATCTCCATGAACTGAAAATTCTTCTCTTCCCACtgtttctagtgatctacattgtgacagtggctgggaacatcctcattgttgcactagttgtggctgatcagcaccttcacacccccatgtacttcttcctggggaacttgtcctccTTGGAGACCTGCTATACCTCCACCttcctgcccaggatgctggtcagtctcctgactggggacagatcCATTTCTGTTAGTGGTTGCATTGTACAATTTGATATCTTTGGTTCTCTGTTAGCTACAGAATGTTGTCTCTTATCAGTGATGTCTTACGATCGGTATTTAGCTATATGCAAACCACTGCAATATGCAGCCCACATGAATAGTAGATTTTCCTTCCAGCTAGCAGTCGGGTGTTGGCTAACTGGGTCTGTAGCCAGCACAATCACAGCATGTTGGCTATCACAATTGAttttctgtggccccaatgaaattgaccatttcctTTGTGATTACACCACATTGATAAAACTGTCCTGCAGTGACACCAGCTTGATGGTTCTTGTGATTTTCCCTCTCTGCTTCATATTCATTCTTCCCCCATTTCTATTAACCCTGGCATCTTACGTGTATATCATCAGCACTGTCCTGAGAATTTCTTCCAGCACTGGGAGACAAAAGgctttttccacctgctcctctcacctcattgtggtgacaattttctatggGAATCTATTCGTTGTCTACATGCTCCCAGATACTGCTGCACTGCAAGACCTCAACAAAGTGTCCTCTGCCTTCTACACCATCCTGACTCCCATGGTCAATcctctcatctacagcctgagaaacaaggaggTCAAGGAAGCCCTGAGAAAAGCTCTGAGTAAGACTATGACTTTTATAACCAATCACAAACTTTTTTCTTGA